TTTCTGTCGATAAAGCTCGCGAGCAGGCGCAAGAATATGGTCACTCATTTGAGCGTGAGATGGGTTTTTTGGCAGTACATGGCTTTTTACATATCAATGGTTATGACCACTACACTCCCCAAGAAGAAAAAGAGATGTTTAGCTTACAGGAAGAGATATTAGATGCCTATGGACTTAAGAGATAATAAGCAAAGCCAAAAGAAATGGAAAAATAGAACTTTAACTTCCAGCCTTGAATTCGCTTTAACGGGGATTTTTACGGCTTTTAAAGAAGAGCGTAATATGAAAAAACATGCAGTGTCAGCTCTTTTAGCTATTATTGCTGGTTTGGTTTTTAAAGTATCAGTCATTGAGTGGCTTTTTCTTTTATTAAGTATTTTTTTGGTTATTACCTTTGAAATTGTCAATTCGGCTATTGAAAATGTGGTTGATTTGGCCAGTGACTATCATTTTTCCATGTTGGCTAAAAATGCTAAGGATATGGCTGCAGGAGCTGTTCTTGTCATTTCAGGTTTTGCTGCTTTGACGGGGTTGATTATTTTTGTACCAAAAATTTGGTTTCTGCTTTTTCATTAAAAATAGATAGAGGAGACATCATGTCATTTAAATCAGGATTTGTAGCTATTTTAGGTCGTCCCAATGTTGGGAAATCGACCTTTTTAAATCATGTCATGGGGCAAAAAATTGCTATCATGTCTGATAAGGCACAAACAACCCGTAATAAAATTATGGGAATTTATACCACAGATAAAGAGCAAATTGTTTTTAT
This region of Streptococcus mutans genomic DNA includes:
- the dagK gene encoding diacylglycerol kinase — protein: MDLRDNKQSQKKWKNRTLTSSLEFALTGIFTAFKEERNMKKHAVSALLAIIAGLVFKVSVIEWLFLLLSIFLVITFEIVNSAIENVVDLASDYHFSMLAKNAKDMAAGAVLVISGFAALTGLIIFVPKIWFLLFH